Proteins encoded within one genomic window of Cyprinus carpio isolate SPL01 chromosome B22, ASM1834038v1, whole genome shotgun sequence:
- the hykk.2 gene encoding hydroxylysine kinase, which produces MPTKESKPNLSHSQVTETVKRLYGLTASVIRPLPSYDDQNFYVAPSEGGEYVLKVMNSADSHNITVIELQTHAMNFLNQRGLPAQTALPTLTGQLMSLEEFDCGFGLQKYLVRLLTYLPGTTVAKITCSPQILYDVGKMAATLDTVLLQMEHPNISVLQREDFIWNLASVPLLKQYIHVMDGDPVQTVVKAVLEQYQIQVVPKLPLFRKCINHGDFNDHNLLVKPNGPTKYKISGILDFGDMSCGYFIFELAITIMYMMIENPNPVDVGGPVVAGWESVFPLNEAERDSLYLLVLCRFCQSLVLARHAVTQQPENEEYLMITSKTGVRHLCHLWELGKEEVERKWFQNAAQFGQP; this is translated from the exons ATGCCAACAAAAGAATCAAAGCCAAATCTCAGTCACTCCCAGGTTACTGAGACTGTCAAGCGACTCTATGGCTTGACCGCGTCCGTCATTCGCCCGTTGCCCAGTTATGATGATCAGAACTTTTACGTGGCCCCCAGTGAGGGCGGAGAATATGTGTTGAAGGTTATGAACTCTGCAGACAGTCACAACATCACCGTTATTGAGCTGCAGACTCACGCCATGAACTTCCTAAACCAAAGAGGCCTTCCTGCCCAGACCGCTTTGCCCACTCTGACCGGCCAACTCATGAGCCTGGAAGAATTTG ATTGTGGTTTTGGCCTGCAGAAATATTTAGTGCGATTACTTACCTACCTCCCTGGCACTACCGTAGCCAAAATTACCTGCAGTCCTCAGATCTTGTATGATGTTGGGAAAATGGCCGCCACATTGGATACAGTTTTACTCCAA ATGGAGCATCCAAACATCAGCGTCCTACAGAGAGAAGATTTTATATGGAATCTCGCCAGCGTTCCTCTCTTAAAACAGTATATTCATGTGATGGATGGGGATCCTGTACAAACGGTTGTTAAAGCCGTTCTGGAGCAGTACCAGATCCAAGTCGTGCCAAAACTACCATTGTTTCGCAAGT GCATTAACCATGGAGACTTTAACGACCACAACCTCTTGGTGAAACCCAATGGACCTACAAAGTACAAGATCTCTGGGATCCTTGATTTTGGAGACATGAGCTGTGGGTATTTCATATTTGAGCTGGCCATCACCATCATGTACATGATGATTGAGAATCCCAATCCGGTAGACGTTGGAGGGCCAGTGGTGGCGGGATGGGAAAGCGTTTTTCCTCTTAATGAGGCAGAAAGAGACTCGCTCTATTTGCTGGTTCTCTGTCGGTTCTGCCAGTCCCTGGTTCTGGCCCGACACGCAGTGACCCAGCAGCCAGAGAATGAGGAGTACTTGATGATCACCTCCAAGACAGGGGTGCGCCATCTCTGCCATCTTTGGGAGCTGGGTAAAGAGGAAGTGGAAAGAAAATGGTTCCAGAATGCTGCACAGTTTGGCCAACCTTGA